CCACTGAACTCCCCCCTCATCGTCGCCACGACCCAATACCGCCCAGTCCATTTGATTGATTCCGCAGCGGCATGGGTCAGCACTTCGGCTCCGTTCGCCTTTGCGCCGCGCAGGTAACTCTGCAGCAAGAGGCCGCCGTCGATGTCCGAAGCTCCTGCTTCGAACACGCCGAGGTCGACACCATCGGTACGCAGCGCGGGGAACAAGTCGAGGGATTCTTTGCAGCCCACGATGCGCGCTTCGGCTCCGGATCCGGCGATGCGATCGGCCAGCGCCTGCAGGCGCTGGCGCTGATCGCTTCGGCCAACCGTAAGGCTTCCGCGCGGCGACAACAGCGGGCGCTCGCAGAATCCAGGCGGCGGCGCATCCAGGAAGGAGCGACTGGCCACGCCCATGGCACGCATGAGATCCGCGGTGATGCCGACCGTGTACTGCTCGGCGGATCTCCCGGAGCTGTGGATGGCCAGCGCAGCCTCGCGCTCCAGCAGGAGCACCTTCGCGTTGCGCGACAGGAAGTAGGCCGCGGAGGCCCCAGCAAACCCGCCTCCGACGATGATCGCGTCGTACTTCATTCCGGATCCGTTGTGTGCACTGAAACGATGGCGCGGGTAATCCGGCGCCAGGTTGTAGGCAGGCCGGCAAGGCGTTGCGATTCGCTAAAACGATGTCGACATGGTCAGCTTGATGGTGCGCGGCGCCCCCTGTTGCAGCAGGCTGGCTCCGGTGGCCGCCCAATAGTCCTTGTCGGCGACGTTGGACACGTAAAGGCGGAACGCCAGGTCATGCTCGTTGACCTTGGTCTCGTAGCTCGCACCCAGGTCGAAAGTCGTGTACGCGGGTACGAAACCGGTGTTTGTCGCGTTGATCGCGCGTTCGCCCGTGTAGAAGGCGCCTGCCGACAAGCTCAGGCCCTCGATCGTGGGGACACGGTACTCGAGGAACACCGAACCGCTGCGCTTGGGCGTGTTCTCGATCCGCTTGCCGACGACCGCCGGGCTGCCTGATGCCTGGACCGCATCCAGCGACATCGCGCCGAGGTAAATCGACAGCCTCTCGGTCAACTCGCCCGAGAGGCTGACCTCGAAGCCCTTGTAGGACGCGATGCCGTCCTGGACGAAGAGGTTCGCCGAGTTGAGGTACGCCGACGCCCGGTCGATGTCGAAATAGGCGGCCGTGAGCAACAGCCCGTTCCTGGGCTCGTACTTGATGCCGAACTCCTTCTGTTCGCTCGTGCGCGCCGGCATGGTCTGGCCGCCATTGGCGGCGATCTGCGGCACGATGCCGCCGGACTCGAGCGCCTCGATGTAGTTCCAGTAGGCGCTCAGCTTCTCGGTCGGCTTGACCATCAACCCGTACGACCAGGTGTCGGGCTTGACCGAATAGTCACCGGTGAGGCTGACATCCTTGTAGTCGGTTTTGCGATACCCCACGATCACGTCCAGCCATTCCTTGTAGCTCGATCGTGTCGTAAGGAACAGGGCCTTTTCGTCGATGCTCGAAAAATTCGCGCGGACGCGTGGCTTGAATGGCTGTGTGGGCACCAGGATCGGGTTGTACAGGTTTTGCGCAAACAGGTATCGCTGGGCCAGCGGCGTGTCGTTGTCGCGGGTGTAGTACGAGAAACCCGCAAGGATGTTGTGTTCGACGGGCCCGGTGACGACCAGGCCCGACAGGTCGCCGCGATAGATCCGGGCTTTGTGGGTGATGTCGGGAAACAAGGCAAGGGACAACGTCCCGTCGCCCGTCTGCATGTCGTAGCCGTAGAACGCCGAGTACTGCCGCGCGGTCTTCAGGTAGGACTCGCCCGCACTGGCGGCCGCGCTCCATTGCGGCGAGATGTCGTAGTTGAGCCGGGCAAGCAGGTTGTACTCGTAGCCGTTCGACAGGAATCCCGGCGAGCCGACGTTGGTGCGGTTGGAGATGGCAGGCGGTACCTGCGTTACGCCGTCGACGGGACTCGGCGCCACCATGTCGGTCGCCTCCGTCACGGTCTTCTTGATGTACTCGCCGTCGAGCTGCAAGGACAAGCGGTCGCTCAGATTCCAGTCGAATGCCTCGGACATGAAATAGCGCTCGCCCTTGCTCCGGTCGACGCCGTTCTCCAGGGAATAGGCCCCAGCGTTGAACCGCGAGCCGCCCTTCGAGAACTTCCGGCTGACGTCCAGGTGCGCACCGTAGCCGCCGTGTCCGTTCGCCGACAGTTCGACCGCGGTCAGCGGCGTGCCCAGATAGCGGGAAGTCACCATGTTGACGATGCCCGACGGCGACGCGAAGCCGTAGAACAAGCCACCCGCGCCCTTGAGGATCTCGATTCGATCCTTGTCTTCCATCGGCATGTCGATGAGGTTGATCACCGGCAACACGCCGTTGAGGCGATAGTTGGTCAGGTTGTCGACGGGGATGCCGCGGATCGAGATGTTGCTGTAGATGTTGGCGTTGATCTGCGACTGCGTCACGCCGGGCGTGTTGCGAACGGCGTCGATGATGCTTCTGGCGTCCTGGGCCTGCAAAAGATCCTTGGTCACGACCGAAACGGTCAACGGCGTGTCCAGCACGCGTGCGTCCCGGAAGGTACCGACCTGGAGATAATCGGAGCTGAAACTGTCGCTGCGGTCGGCAATGACGGTAATCGTCTCGAGTGTTTTCGCCTGACTCCGCTTCTTGGCTGCCGTGCCGTCTTCGCTTACGGAGTCCGTGCTCTGGGCGCCGGCGACGAGTGGTGCGCACAAGGGAAGACAAAGAGCAATGGCCAAGCCGAGCTTCTTTCGCTGAACGTTCATCAGACCCCCTCCAGGAATTACGGCTCATGCACAGTGCGAAAAATTCCTGATCCTGTCGACAAGATTTTTTTGGGAGGGCCCTGAGGTTTTTGACGCTCGTGGAAGGAATGCCGTTTCGTGCGCTTCCTTTGCAGCTGCGTATCCCACGGAAGCCCATGAGGAATACGGTATGGGCTGACGATCGATGCCGGTCGCACCGGCATTCCGGCTTGGCGCACCTCGTGTGCAGGCAGCTCGTGGAATCGTGGTTCCACTTTCCCGAACATCGCTTGCGATTTTTAGGGTCGACACTGCAAACCGTTGCTGCTGTCATGCAGTGGCCCGGTACCGGCAGCATCTCCACCCACGAATATTCCTCGACCGGGCGAGGAAAGCGCGCTGCGGAGATATCTCAATGCATTGGACTTCGAGAGTTTCTGTGAGGTTGGCGGCGGTTGTCTTGGCTTCGATGCTGCTTGCGACGGCGCTGACGCCGATGCAGGCGTTCGCGGGAGAGCAGCACAAACCGCGGCCAGTGTGGCGAGGCTGGAATGCGAGAACCCATGAGGACAAGCAGGCCGAGTACATCCGCTTCCTCAAAAAAATCCACTACGAAGAGCTCAAGGCATGGAAGGCGGCTGGACTGCTGACCGACTACAAGGTGCTGGTCCAGGAGCCGCGCGGGCCGGATGACCCCGACGTGACGATCATGTACCAGTACGCAAACCTCGCTGCGATGGATCGTCCATCGAAACTGTGGGCGGAAGTCAGCAG
The window above is part of the Rhodanobacter sp. LX-99 genome. Proteins encoded here:
- a CDS encoding FAD-binding oxidoreductase → MKYDAIIVGGGFAGASAAYFLSRNAKVLLLEREAALAIHSSGRSAEQYTVGITADLMRAMGVASRSFLDAPPPGFCERPLLSPRGSLTVGRSDQRQRLQALADRIAGSGAEARIVGCKESLDLFPALRTDGVDLGVFEAGASDIDGGLLLQSYLRGAKANGAEVLTHAAAESIKWTGRYWVVATMRGEFSGSLLINAAGAWVDVVAGLAGVAPLGIRPMRRTAFTFPARDGVSVAGWPHVCNVDYRWYLKPESSTFMGSLAEEVLTAPGDVYPDDLDVAQGVDNIERETTLNVSRLISSWAGLRNFVADRNPVLGRALDRPEFMWVAGQGGCGVLTSPAMGASIAAIATGSRLPLEVLERGVTEQALSPGRLG
- a CDS encoding TonB-dependent siderophore receptor produces the protein MNVQRKKLGLAIALCLPLCAPLVAGAQSTDSVSEDGTAAKKRSQAKTLETITVIADRSDSFSSDYLQVGTFRDARVLDTPLTVSVVTKDLLQAQDARSIIDAVRNTPGVTQSQINANIYSNISIRGIPVDNLTNYRLNGVLPVINLIDMPMEDKDRIEILKGAGGLFYGFASPSGIVNMVTSRYLGTPLTAVELSANGHGGYGAHLDVSRKFSKGGSRFNAGAYSLENGVDRSKGERYFMSEAFDWNLSDRLSLQLDGEYIKKTVTEATDMVAPSPVDGVTQVPPAISNRTNVGSPGFLSNGYEYNLLARLNYDISPQWSAAASAGESYLKTARQYSAFYGYDMQTGDGTLSLALFPDITHKARIYRGDLSGLVVTGPVEHNILAGFSYYTRDNDTPLAQRYLFAQNLYNPILVPTQPFKPRVRANFSSIDEKALFLTTRSSYKEWLDVIVGYRKTDYKDVSLTGDYSVKPDTWSYGLMVKPTEKLSAYWNYIEALESGGIVPQIAANGGQTMPARTSEQKEFGIKYEPRNGLLLTAAYFDIDRASAYLNSANLFVQDGIASYKGFEVSLSGELTERLSIYLGAMSLDAVQASGSPAVVGKRIENTPKRSGSVFLEYRVPTIEGLSLSAGAFYTGERAINATNTGFVPAYTTFDLGASYETKVNEHDLAFRLYVSNVADKDYWAATGASLLQQGAPRTIKLTMSTSF